The nucleotide window CCAGCGGACGTTTCCTATCGCTTTTGGCGATGGTGATTGGGTTTTGGTTGATCTTCAAAGGTGCCGTCTGGCCAGGCCTTTGGTTGGTGATGCTCGGTTGGTTTGGCATGGGGGCCTCACGCAGCCAAACCCAAACTCTTGCTTTGCAGCAGGTTCTTCAAAACGAGACTGTCGGCAAGACGGCGTCCCGACGTTTTCGTGTTGTTGAAGCCGATCAGCCCCTGCGCACGCTGAGTCAGATGAGGCTTGGGGCTGTGGAGACGGATGATCCCCGCCTTTCCGACTGGGTTCTGGTCTGCAGGAACGGTCGATGGGTCGGATTCATCACCGATCAACCCCTCAAAGACCTCCCTGTTCAGCAATGGGATCGGCAGACGATCAGCGATCATCTGCAGCCTTTGGACCTCTTGCCCTCAATCCAACAGTCATCGCCACTTTGGAAGGCGGTCCTCGCGCTTGAGAAGAGTGATCAGGGTCGTCTGCTTGTGCTGGGCCCCGCAGGACTCCCCGACGGCACCCTTGATCGCAGTGAGCTTGGTGAGGCCGTGCTTCGTGGGTTGGCTGTGAAGCTTCCTGATGCCATGTTGGAAAGCTCGAGGCGGAACAACACCTACCCCCTTGGTCTGCCCCTGCTGCAAGTGGTCAACAGCATGCAGGCGTCAGGACTTCTCAAGCGTCAGGCCTGATCCGGTTCAAGGCAGTAACGGGTCGTGAGCTTGTCCATCTGCCGAATCTCCTCTTGGGATAGATCTTCCTCGCGCCAATTCAGACCTGGGTTGAGTGTTTGGAACGACTGCTTCAGAGCGAGCTCAAGGCTTGCTGGCGAGGGTGCCGAGGGCGTCCAGCGGGGGGGAGAGGATGCAAACACAGCCTCCCAGAGGCCTTCATGTGGATCCAGGGGGATTTCCCCGTGCTGAAGCAGGTGACCCCGTTTCCAGAATTGGGCACTGCCGATGCGTTTGCAGCCGCCGGAATCGACCAAATCCGCTGTTGTGGACTGCGCAAAACAGTCAGCAACGATTGTGGTCGCTGAGGCAACCCCGGGCTTGAGATGCAGGCCCAGGACCTCCAATCCCTCTTGAAGGCACTGGTTCACCTGGGCATAAGCCTGCCGGCGTTGACGGGGTGGATCGGCCCAGATCAGGGCATAGGTGAGTCCGCCGGCATGCAGCACGGCGCCACCTCCGCTCGGGCGCCTTACCAGATCCAGGTCGCCGGCGGCGGCGAGCTGTCGCCACTGCTCGGTCGGGGGCCCCTGGTGGCGCCCTAAGGAGAGGGTGGGGCGACGCCATTGATAAAAACGCAGAATCAGGGCGTCAGATCCGCCGCTGCAGCTCTGCTCCAGAAGCAGGGCGTCAAGAGCCATCTGTTCAGCACCGCTGCGGCTCTGGGTCGGCACAAGCCGGGCTGGGCGGCGTCTGCCGGGCGGGCAAGATGCAGGCAGCGTCATGACAGCGATGACTTTGGCAGAAGGTCTAGTGGTTCTGCCGATGGGATTGCTCGCGGGAGCCCTGGCAGGCCTGCTGGGCATCGGCGGAGGGCTGATTTTCGCGCCTCTGCTGCTGTGGATGGGGCTGACCCCGCATCAAGCCCTGGCCACCAGCACCTTTGCCATTGTTCCCACCGCCATCGGCGGAAGTTTCACCCATTGGCGGAGCCGTTCCTTGCCGCTGAAGGCTGCCTTTGTGATCGGCCTGACGGCCTTCGCGACCGCACTGATCTTCAGTCGTCTGGGAGGTCTGGTGGCCGGCTGGCACCTCCTGGCCCTGCAGGCCTTGTTGTATCTGGTGCTGGCCGGCTCAATCCGAGCTGATCGTGAGACGGCTCCGCAAACTGATGGGCAGCGTCCTTCTCCCTGGGGGTTGTCTGCTGTTGGAGCTGTGGCCGGTCTGTCCGGAGGACTGCTGGGTCTGGGCGGAGGTCTGTTGATGGTGCCCCTGATGGTGAGTGGACTGTCGATGCCCATCCGTCAGGCCATTCGACTGAGCACCTTGGCCGTGGCCTGTTCAGCCAGTGCGGCTTCGCTCCAGTTTCTCCAGGAAGGACGGGGACTTGCTTCGATGGGGTTGCTGTTGGGAGGTGTCGCTGCTGTTTCAGCCCAGTGGACTGCATCTCGCCTGGATCGCGTCAGGCCAGGAACGCTGGCCTGGCTTCTGCGGCTTCTTGCATTCCTGCTGGCCATCGACAGCGGACGACGGGCCATCACACTTGCACTGCAACTGAACTGAACTCAGCCCCCAGTCCATGCGATTAGCGGCTGGAGGCCGAGAGCGATCACAAGGCTGACAATCACGCCGATGAATGCTTTCCAGAGATCACTGCCGATGATCTTGCCGAGATTGCCTCCG belongs to Synechococcus sp. WH 7805 and includes:
- a CDS encoding site-2 protease family protein, with translation MADGWQLMRIGGIPLRVHPSWFIILVLFTLAFQSEVAQLPEAQGLLWASWLTGFLTALLLFVSVLLHELGHSVMAIREGVKVSSITLFLLGGVARVEKECPTPMGALRVAAAGPAVSLLLAAGLLASVQAAGQVNPLLGNLVAKLGWLNLILALFNLLPGLPLDGGLILKALVWQWTGSQRKGIQVATASGRFLSLLAMVIGFWLIFKGAVWPGLWLVMLGWFGMGASRSQTQTLALQQVLQNETVGKTASRRFRVVEADQPLRTLSQMRLGAVETDDPRLSDWVLVCRNGRWVGFITDQPLKDLPVQQWDRQTISDHLQPLDLLPSIQQSSPLWKAVLALEKSDQGRLLVLGPAGLPDGTLDRSELGEAVLRGLAVKLPDAMLESSRRNNTYPLGLPLLQVVNSMQASGLLKRQA
- a CDS encoding lipoate--protein ligase family protein — translated: MTLPASCPPGRRRPARLVPTQSRSGAEQMALDALLLEQSCSGGSDALILRFYQWRRPTLSLGRHQGPPTEQWRQLAAAGDLDLVRRPSGGGAVLHAGGLTYALIWADPPRQRRQAYAQVNQCLQEGLEVLGLHLKPGVASATTIVADCFAQSTTADLVDSGGCKRIGSAQFWKRGHLLQHGEIPLDPHEGLWEAVFASSPPRWTPSAPSPASLELALKQSFQTLNPGLNWREEDLSQEEIRQMDKLTTRYCLEPDQA
- a CDS encoding sulfite exporter TauE/SafE family protein: MTAMTLAEGLVVLPMGLLAGALAGLLGIGGGLIFAPLLLWMGLTPHQALATSTFAIVPTAIGGSFTHWRSRSLPLKAAFVIGLTAFATALIFSRLGGLVAGWHLLALQALLYLVLAGSIRADRETAPQTDGQRPSPWGLSAVGAVAGLSGGLLGLGGGLLMVPLMVSGLSMPIRQAIRLSTLAVACSASAASLQFLQEGRGLASMGLLLGGVAAVSAQWTASRLDRVRPGTLAWLLRLLAFLLAIDSGRRAITLALQLN